The uncultured Carboxylicivirga sp. genomic interval TGGAAAATGGTTGTTATTACATGAGGGAAACCATCAAAGGAAAGCCAATCATTAAAAAACTATCTAATTTTCTAATGGAATCGGTTTATCACTTGATGGATGGCACAAAGGAAAGCAGGCGGCTAGTGAAATTTCAGCGTAATACCGGGGAGATTACCGTAAATGAAATAATGAGTTCTGAATTGAACCTGGATAGGTTTAAGAAAGTGATTCGTAGCATATCAAGCCGAGGTTTAACCTTCTTTGGCAACACTCAGCAACTTGATAATATTTTAACCTATCTGTATGACCGTGAAAAGAATGCCATTGCCATTAATCAGTTGGGATATCAAAGCGAACACCAGGTTTATTGCTTTGCGGATGCGGTTATAGATAAAGACAATGCCATTTCATATCCTGATAAGTTAGGTATTGTTAATACGGATGTCACATCACTTTATTTGCCTCCTTTTGCCTATACCAACCTGAATGATAAAAGCTATTCAGCTGAGCGTAGGTTTGCTTACAAAGCCGGAAACCTTGATTTTAACTCGTGGGCTGAGCTTATCTATAAGGCTTATGGATTAAACGGGGCGGTGGGGATTTCGTTTGTCACACTGGCGTTGTACCGTGATATTATCCTTGATATAACAGGCTTCTTCCCATTCTTATTCCTGTTTGGCGACCAGGGAGCCGGAAAGTCCAATTTTGTTAATTTCTTTATGCACCTGTTTGGAGAACCTAATCATGGCATATCATTGTTAAACTCCACAGATAAAGGTTTTTCACGCTCATTAACTCAACGCAGTAATGCTTTGTATTACCTGAAAGAATACACCAATGCCATTGATAAAAAAACGGTCGATGTATTTAAGACAGGTTATGATGGAGAGCTGTACACCATGGCACAAAAAAGCAACGATAATAAAACCACGACACTGGAAATTAGCTCTGCCTGTATGGTAGATGGTAATGAGCTACCCACTTCTGAAGCTGCCCTTTTTGCTCGTATGATAGTACTACATTTTGAGGATAATAAGTTCTCTGATGAAACTACTGAAGCGTATAAAACCTTACTCAAAGAGAAGGAGCATGGATTTTGCAATATAACACGTGAACTCTTTAAATACCGCAGCTTTTTTGAAAAGCATTTTAAAACAGTATTTAATGAGGTTTTTCAACAGGTTAAATCGGTTATAAATGCTGAAATAGAACTGGCAGACCGACAAATAAGACATATAGCCCTGTTGTTGACTCTTGTTAAACTCCTTCAAGGTAAATTGGTTTTCCCATTTGATTTGGATACGTTCCAGGATGCAGTTATCGAAAACGCAAAGATGCAGGATGAAATGGCAAGCGACTTAAAGGATGTATCCATCTTTTGGAGTGCTATTGCCTATAAAGTAGCAGACCCTTATGGAGATATCCGTAAAGATATCCACTATGTGAAAGACCCGATAAAGAAAATACTAAACATCAAATTCAAACTGCTTTATCCTTGCTATTGCGACTATGTGAATAAAAATAAGCTACACTTTCTTGAGATGAACTCATTGCGAGAACTGTTAACGGCAAAAGGAAACAAGTCGTTTATTCCCAATAGTTCACAAAAAAGCCGTAACGTAAAGAGCTATACGCACAGCATATTAGGCTCTTGCTACATGTTTAAATACGAGGATGCTGAAGAAACAAATGGAATAGTCATTGATGGTGTGGAGCTGGCAATCTGAGTTAGTTTCTCAATTTTCTTTATAGGGTACTTTATGGTATCCTTTTTTTATGCTCAAAAATTCAACTAAAAGGAAATGGGTGTTTTTTATAGTAAATGAAGTAAATAATGTAAATCAAATAGAGTAACTTATTTATTAATAATATTTTAGATATTTACTTCGCATT includes:
- a CDS encoding CHC2 zinc finger domain-containing protein; the encoded protein is MQTIEKVKQIDIKALIEKETGTNFNKANQLEKCPFCGSGQGTNHSPAFSVNTRKNYFKCFSCGSGGSAIDFVMLLNNGWNEHKAITYLQEDYLGIREVFKPSSQTKTSAFDKMLFAIRNNPLTKASEYLKSRGIDAESLPQGSYWYDSLSNAIVFTDTNNQLINRRMINPEKGKSKARNNGTLNESIYDKMFFPDFDVVFLQEGVINALSMVGCSSIALFSTENKIKEPKVLLPYLQGKKVVLAMDNDDAGNKCADYYKDFILSSRFDIQSLRRLVLPEKKDANDLLQEKSLISFLQNTDNYQLLWEDVVTKPIPQNSEDKQADNEEYYFFVENGCYYMRETIKGKPIIKKLSNFLMESVYHLMDGTKESRRLVKFQRNTGEITVNEIMSSELNLDRFKKVIRSISSRGLTFFGNTQQLDNILTYLYDREKNAIAINQLGYQSEHQVYCFADAVIDKDNAISYPDKLGIVNTDVTSLYLPPFAYTNLNDKSYSAERRFAYKAGNLDFNSWAELIYKAYGLNGAVGISFVTLALYRDIILDITGFFPFLFLFGDQGAGKSNFVNFFMHLFGEPNHGISLLNSTDKGFSRSLTQRSNALYYLKEYTNAIDKKTVDVFKTGYDGELYTMAQKSNDNKTTTLEISSACMVDGNELPTSEAALFARMIVLHFEDNKFSDETTEAYKTLLKEKEHGFCNITRELFKYRSFFEKHFKTVFNEVFQQVKSVINAEIELADRQIRHIALLLTLVKLLQGKLVFPFDLDTFQDAVIENAKMQDEMASDLKDVSIFWSAIAYKVADPYGDIRKDIHYVKDPIKKILNIKFKLLYPCYCDYVNKNKLHFLEMNSLRELLTAKGNKSFIPNSSQKSRNVKSYTHSILGSCYMFKYEDAEETNGIVIDGVELAI